TGGGTGTCGGCGTGGGGGTCGGGGTGGGGGTCGACGGGTTGGACGTGGAGGCGGTGGGGGTCGGTGTCGGGTCCGTACCGCCGCCGCCGTCGGGGCCGCTGACCGTGATGTCGTCCGCGTAGTACGCGCCCTGGCCGTACCAGCCGTGGGTGTAGATCGTGACCGACTTCGTCGAGGCGCCGGTCTTGAAGGAGGTGGAGAGCTGCGTCCAGCCCGTGGCCCCCGGGGTCCAGGTGGACACGTCGGTGGTGCCGGTGCCGGAGGCGCCGAGGTAGACGTAGTTCCCCTGCACCCAACCACTCATCGTGTACGTGGAGTTGGGCTGCACGGCGACCGTCTGCGAGCACTGCGCGTTGTCCGACGAGGACGCGGCGCCCTTCAGCGCCGAGGACCCGCCGTGCACGGGCGAGGTGACGACCGATCCGGTGCCGCCCGTACAGGTCCAGCCGGTCAGGCCGGACTCGAAGCCGGCGTTCTTGGCGACGTTGATGTCGGCGGCCGAGGCGTTGGTGGCCATCGCGGTGAGGGATGCGGCGCCCGCGGCGACGAGCGCGGTCGCCACGCCTATCCAGGATTTACGGAGAAGGAGGGAGCGGGGAGATCGGTGCGGTCTGGGTGCTCGGTCCACGTGGTGCCTCCGGGGGTGGGGGAGTGAGCGGGGCGGGGGAGGAGACGGTGGCCACCGTTGCTGGTACAAGCTGGTCCAGACCAATTGAGTTGTCAAGACCTCTGGAGGGCGGACATCCGCATCGCGGAATCGAACGCCCCGATCCGTCCAAGATCCAATGAATATTGCCCGGTTGGGGGTTCTTGCTCCGGCCTGCCTGGATACAGTGCTGTTGCTGGAGACACACACCGTGAACGGGGGAACACAACGTGCCAACCGCGATAGCCGTGACAAGCCCCGATCTCGTACTGCCACCCCCTGACCACCACACCCCGCTCGCGGCGGTCCTCCAGCCCCCGGCGGCCCAGTCGCTCGAAGGCTCGCTCGCCGAGATGCACACGCTGCTCGAACAGCATGGGTACGTGGTCGTCGTCTATCCGAACTCCCTCGCGCCCGGGGCGGTTCACCGCCTCCACACCGTGCGCTCGGTCCTGGAGAGCGACCGCATCGCCCTGCTCCCGATGGAGCTGCCGCCGCTCGCGGTGGCCGTTCTCGTACGCCAGCTGCGCCAGCTCTCCCTCTGCGACTTCAGCCCGGGGGTCATCGCGTCCGCGGCCCGTTTGCTCTCGCACTACATCTACGCGGGCGCGCTGCTGGCCTCCGTGACGAAGCTCGACCGCGTACCGGTGACGCTCAAGGCGCACGCCAAGTCCTGGGTGCCGGGCTCACAGTTCGCGGTACTGACAGCACCAACACCCCACCTCCTGAAGCTGACTTCACACCCGACCGACGCCCTCCCGGGCCCGGGATTCGGCACGCACATGCTGGTGGCCCGAGGCCAGCTCCAGTCCGAGTGGGTGGGTGAGACCCTCGCCCCCTCCTGGCACGTACAGGGCCTGCTGGAGACCGCGCTCCCGGCGGATTCGGCGGGCTGGTGGGGCACGCCCAAGCTCATCGAATTCGCATCAGCGATCTCCGACATCTCCGTCCTCTACCAACTGGTGGCTTCGGTACGGCGCGAGACCTGCCACTGGTGCGGCCTCCAACTCATAGGCGACCGCTGCGGATTCTGCTCGTCCCCGCTTCTGCAGCAATCGGCGCCGACACCCCCACCCGCACAGCGCCCCACGAACCAGAAACGGGTGGCGGGGGCGCTCACCACCGGCTCGACGTAACCGCGCACGTGCACCACCCCGCTCCTGTCCGTTGATCCAGACCCCCAACGTTCCTGAACGAGGTAGTACGCAAGTGAACTCACGCCAGCGCCGCGGCATCATCCTGCTGCTCCTCTCCGTCCTCTGCGCCTTCGCGGCCTTCGCCGGCGTCCTGGCCGTGATACGCGACGTGAACTCCAAGGTCGGCCCCGAGGTGACGGCGTACCGCCTCAAGAACGACATCGCCCCGTACAAACAGCTCGACCCGTCGGACTTCGAGCAGACGAAGATGCCGAAGCGCTGGCTCTCGGAGAACGCGGTCACCAACCTCTCCCAGATCAGAGGCAAGATCGCGGTCACCCAGCTCAAATCGGGCTCGCTCCTCCAGTCCGACATGATCGTCGACCAGCCCGAACTCAAGCCGGGCGAACAGGAGATCGCGATCATGATCGACGCGGCGACGGGTGTCGCGGGCAAGATCACTCCCGGTTCGACGGTCAACATCTACGCGACGTTCGCGGGCGACAACAAAACAAAGCCCAACACCTCAGAGGTGATCGTCTCGAACGCCAGGGTCCTGGACGTAGGGAAACTGACCGCCCTGGACGCGAACAACACCAACAACAGAACCCGCACCGCCACCGAGGCCGTCCCGATCACCTTCGCGCTCGGCACGCTCGACTCCCAGCGCGTCGCGTACGCGGAGTCCTTCGCGACCCATGTCCGCCTGGCGCTGGTGGCCCCCGGGGAAGCTCCGACCGTCCCGCCGGGCGACCGCCGCTACACCCTAGACGGCGACAAGTAAGGGAAGAGGAGGGCCCGTTGTGACGATCCGAATCCTCCCGGCGGTCGGCGACCTGGACGCCGCCCGCTCCATGACGACGCTCCTCAGCCAGCTCCCGGACGCGGAACCGTACGCACCGGTGGTCGACTCCACGTCCCTCCTGGACATGCTGGCGCGCCTCGCGTCGGAGTCGATCGACGAACTCCCCGAGGTGGTCCTGGTCCACGAACGGATTGGCCCGGCCCCGGCGTTGGAGCTGATCCGCGAGGTGGCTCTGCGCTTCCCGGCGTGCGGGGTCGTCCTGATCACGTCGGACGCGGGCCCCATGCTCTACACGGCGGCGATGGACTCGGGCGCGCGCGGCCTGGTCGGACTCCCGCTCGGGTACGAGGAGTTGTCGGCCCGCGTCCAGAACGCGGCTTCCTGGGCAACGGGCGTACGCCGCCACCTGGGCGGCTCGGCGGAGGTGATGGGCGGCGGCCCGGGCGGCACGGTGGTGACGGTGTCCGGCGCGAAGGGCGGGGTCGGAGCGACGCTCACGGCGGTCCAACTGGCCCTGGCGGCAGCGGCGTCGGGCCGGACAGTGGCGCTGGTGGACCTGGACCTGCAGTCGGGCGACGTGGCGTCGTACCTGGACGTCCAGTTCCGCCGCTCGATCGTGGACCTGGCGGGCATCGCGGACATTTCCCCGAGGGTCCTCCAGGACGCGGTGTACGCCCACTCCACGGGCATCGGCCTGCTGCTCGCGCCGGGCGACGGGGAGCGGGGCGAGGAGGTCACGGACCGGGTGGCACGGCAGGTGGTGTCGTCGCTCCGTAACCGCTACGAGGTGGTGGTCGTCGACTGCGGTACGCAGATGAACGGCGCCAACGCGGCAGCGATCGAGATGGCGGACCGGGCGCTGCTCCTGGTGACCCCGGACGTGGTGGCGGTGCGGGCGGCGAAGCGGATGGTCCGGATGTGGGACCGCCTGCAGATCCGCAAGGCGGAGGAGACCACGACACTGGTCAACCGCGCCTCCCGCCAGACGGAGATCCAGCCGCCGCTGGTGGAGAGGATCACGGGCACAAAGGTGGCGAGGACCTCAATCCCTGCCGCCTTCAAGGAACTTCAGTCGGCGGTGGACGCGGGCCGCATGCAGGACCTGGACGCGCGCTCGACGGTGAAACAGGCGCTGTGGGCACTGGCGGGTGAACTGGAACTGACGAGATCGACGGCGGTGGCTCCCGCGAAGGGGACGGGCCTGGCGCTGCGGAGGAGGGGCGGGGACCGGGGCGCGGCGATGATCGAGTTCGCGGGGATGGCGCCGCTGATCATCTTCGTACTGGTGGCGATGTGGCAGTGCGTGCTGTGGGGATACACGTTCTCGCTGGCGGGCAACGCGGCGGACGAGGCGTCGCGGGCGGCGACGGCGGCGGCGACGTCGGGGGAGAGCACGGAGGCGGCCTGCCAACAGGCGGCGGTCAAACGCCTGCCGGCGAGCTGGCGGGGCGCGGCGACGGCGACGTGCACGCTGGACGGCACGGTGTGGCGGGCCAAGGTTCACCTGGAGACGCCGATCCTGTTCCCGGGGGCGGGCAACTTCCCGTGGAAGGTGGACGGGGACGCGGCCGCGGCGGCGGAGGGGGGTGCGGAGTGACGCGGACCAGGGTCAGGTCCGGCCCCCGCCCGGTAGGCGACCTTCGGCCGCCTGTCCTCAATCGCCGGACGGGCTGGAGGTCCGACACAGGTACCTCCATCCTCGAATTCACCGGCTTCCTCCCGATCCTCCTCTTCGTAGCGATGGCAGCCATCCAGCTCGGCCTCATCGGCTACGCAGCCAACCAGGCCGGCACCGCAGCCCGCACAGCCGCCCGCAGCGAATCCCTCACCCCCGGCTCGGGCGGAACCGCAGGCAAGTCGGCGGTCAGCGGCTGGCTCAGCGACGACACCATCGTCAAGATCAACGACGCCGGCGACACCGTGAAAGCGACGGCCACCGTCACAGTCCCCTCCGTACTCCCCGGAGTGAACCCCTTCGGCCCGATCACCCGCACCGTGACGATGCCCAAGGACGACGACCAGGACGGCGGAGTCGGAGGAGGAACCCCATGAGCCTGCGTTCCCGTATGGTCACCACCCCCGAGGAGCACGCCCAGACGGCCCGCGAGGACGGCCCCCTGGTAGCCACCTACCGCGCGAAACTCCTCGAAGAGATCGACCTCGCGGAGATGTCCTCCCTCGCCGCAGCCGAACGCCGCGCCCGCCTGGAACGCGTACTGGGCCACATCATCAGCCGCGAGGGCCCGGTCCTCTCCACCTCGGAACGCGCCCAACTGATACGCCGAGTAGTGGACGAAGCCCTCGGCCTAGGAGTCCTCGAACCCCTCCTCGAAGACGCCTCGATCACCGAAATCATGGTGAACGGCCCAGACGCGATCTTCGTAGAACGAGCAGGCCGAGTAGAACAACTCCCCCTCCGATTCGCCTCCACAGAACAACTCATGCAGACGATCGAACGCATCGTCTCCACGGTCAACCGCCGCGTAGACGAGTCGAACCCCATGGTCGACGCCCGCCTCCCCTCCGGCGAGCGCGTCAACGTGATCATCCCGCCGCTCTCCCTCACGGGCCCCACCCTCACGATCCGCCGCTTCCCCCGCGCGTACCGCCTCACCGAACTGATCAACCTCGGCACCCTGGACGAACAACTACTCCTCCTCCTCTCCGCGTTCGTAAGAGCCCGCTTCAACGTGATCGTCAGCGGCGGAACAGGCAGTGGCAAAACAACCCTCCTCAACGCGCTCTCGGGCCTGATCCCCGACCAGGAACGCATCATCACGGTCGAGGACGCAGCCGAGCTCCAGCTGCAACAAGCGCACGTGATCCGCCTGGAGACCCGCCCGGCAAACGTAGAAGGAAAGGGCCAGATCACCATCCGCGACCTGGTCCGCAACTCGCTCCGTATGCGCCCGGACCGGATCATCGTCGGTGAGGTCCGAGGCGGCGAGACGCTCGACATGCTCCAGGCGATGTCGACGGGCCACGACGGTTCGCTCGCGACGGTCCACTCCAACAGCGCCGAGGACGCGCTGATGCGGCTCCAGACGCTGGGCTCGATGTCGGAGGTGGAGATCCCCTTCGAGGCACTGCGCGACCAGATCAACAGCGCGGTGGACGTACTGGTCCAGCTGACGCGCCACGCGGACGGCTCGCGCAAGATCAGCGAGCTGGCGATCCTCACGTCGCACGGCCGCGAGCAGTTCCAGATCGCGACGGTCTCCCGCTTCAGGGCGCGCCCGATGTCGGCGGACAGGGTGGTGCACGGCGAGTTCGAGCACCTTCCGCTCCCACGCAGGGTCGCGGAACGCCTGTACCTGGCGAACGAGCCGATCCCCCCGGCGTTCGGAGTGGCGGACGAACTGACACCCCTCCAACTCCGGGAGGCGCGATGACCCCCGGCCCACGCACGCCCACCCACGACCACCCCCGGGAGGAGACCCCGTGACGACCCCAGCCCTGATCGCCATCGCCGCCACCCTGGCCTGCGCAGCCCTGGCCATCGCAGGCCTCCTCACGTACACGCGAGGCAAGTCCCAGCACGCCGAGCTGGAGAAACGCCTCGCGATCACCACCGGCCACACCCCACCCGGCACCCGCACGCGCCACTTCACCACCGTCGACACCCGCCTCCGCCGCACCGCCCTCGGCAAGCGCATCCAGCAGCGCATCAACGCGACCGGCCTGGACCTCACCCCCGGTGAGTTCTTCGTCTACGCACTGCTCGCCACCGGAGTCCTCTGGGCCGTGGCCGCCGCCTTCCTGGCCCCCTTCTTCGGCCCGGTGGCAGCGCTCATCGCCCTCTGGGCGGCCAACACCTTCCTCAACTGGCAGCGCCAGAAGCGCATCGAGGCCTTCATCAACCAGCTCCCCGAGCTGGCCCGCATCCTCGCCAACGCGACCGCCGCCGGCCTCGCACTCCGTACGGCCCTCTCCATGGCGGCGGACGAACTGGAAGCCCCCGCAGGCGAAGAGCTCGCCACGGTCGCCAACCAACTCGCCCTAGGCCGCTCCATCGACGAGGCCCTCACCGAACTCGCCGACCGCCTCCCCTCCCGCGAGCTGGTCGTCCTCGTCACGACCCTCGTCCTCTCCAACCGCGCGGGCGGCACGGTCGTCGCCTCCCTCCGCAACCTCACGACCACCCTGGAGGAGCGCAAGGAAACCCGCCGCGAGGTGATCACGATGCTCTCCGAGGTGAACGCCACCGCGTACACGCTGCCGCTGCTCGGCCTCGGCGCGATGGTGATGCTGAACTCGATGGCACCAGGCAGCCTCGCGCGCATGACGGGCTCAACGATCGGTCAGATAGCGGTAGTTGTGTCGATAGCGCTCTACGTGGTCGGCTTCATAGCGATGCGCCGCCTCGGCAAGATCGAGGTCTGAGAGCGATGACAGGACTCCTCCTAGCAGCGCTCTTCGGCCTCTCCCTGGTCGGCATCTTCCTCGGCATCCGCATGTACCGCGCCGAAGCCAAGATCCCCGAGGACCTCGCGATCGCGCTCGAAGTCGGCTCCACCCGTGTGAAGGGCCTGGAGGCAGCGATCGACCGCGCGGGCATGCGCTTCGCCCCGTCGGTCCTCAAAACCATGGGCCCGAAACAGGTCGAGAAGAAGCGCCGCCGCATCGACATGGCGGGCAACCCCGGCGGCCTCACCATCGACCGTTACGCGGCCCGGCGCGCCGTCTTCGGCATCTTCGGCGGCCTCGCGGGCTTCGCGCTCCTCACCAACGGCATGATGATCTTCGCGCTCGTAGCCCTGGCCTACGGAGCCTTCGCGGCGGACGCCACCATCTGGCAGGCGATCCGCAACCGCAAGCAGACGATCGAGCGCACGCTCCCGGACTTCCTCGACGTCCTCGCCGTCGTCGTCTCCGCGGGCCTCAACTTCCGCCAGGCGCTGGAACGGGTGTCGGAGAAGTACGCGGGCCCCTGGGCCGACGAACTCCGCATCACACTGCGCCAGATGGACATGGGCGTCAGCCGCCGCCAGGCCTTCGACGAACTGCGCCGCCGCAACGAGTCCGAGCAGGTCTCGCAGTTCGTGACGGCGCTCCAGCAGGGCGAGGAACTGGGCGCGCCGATCGCGGACACCCTGATCCAGATCGCCACGGACATGCGCCGTACGGACGCCCAGAACTCCCGCCGCAGGGCGGCGAAAGCGATCCCGAAAACCACCATGGTCACGCTGATCTCGATGGTCCCGGCGACTCTGATCCTGATCGTGGCGAACATGTTCCTCGGCTCGGACACCGACTTCGGCCAACTCTTCGGCAACTGAACTGAACTGAACTGAACTGAGGGGAGGGGAGGGCAGCGATGGACCGTAGGAGTGTTGTGCCCACCACTCTGCTCCAGGGCGGCCCGGCCCACGCGGACCCGCCCCCCGCGTCCGCGTTCGAGGACGACGCCCCCGCGCCCAGCCTCCCGATCCAGATCAACGCCCTGCAGGCACTCTGCCGCCAGGTCTTCGGCTTCAGGCTGGCCCTGATCGTGATCGGCACCCCCCTGGCCCTGGACAGAGCGGGCGGCCGCGTAGGCCCCTGGCTGGTAGGCGCAGCCATCGTCTTCAGCCTGGTCGGCTCGTACGCGATGCTCAGGGACTGGGAGATCTTCGGCCCGCTCCTGATCAAGTACCGCTCCCTGATGGCCCTGGACTTCATCTTCGGCTCGGTCCTCCTGCTCACCGCGTCCCCGGACTCCACCCTCGGTTACGCCACCGTCTGCACCCCTCTCCTCGCCGGCCTGCTCTACGGCTGGCGCGGCGCCGGCATCTTCACGCTGATCCAGATCCTCCTGCTGGCCGCCGCGTTCTCCGCCTGGCGCGAGAGCATGGAGGGCCCCGCCTCGACGCTGCTCCTCACGGGC
The sequence above is drawn from the Streptomyces sp. NBC_01465 genome and encodes:
- a CDS encoding CpaF family protein, encoding MSLRSRMVTTPEEHAQTAREDGPLVATYRAKLLEEIDLAEMSSLAAAERRARLERVLGHIISREGPVLSTSERAQLIRRVVDEALGLGVLEPLLEDASITEIMVNGPDAIFVERAGRVEQLPLRFASTEQLMQTIERIVSTVNRRVDESNPMVDARLPSGERVNVIIPPLSLTGPTLTIRRFPRAYRLTELINLGTLDEQLLLLLSAFVRARFNVIVSGGTGSGKTTLLNALSGLIPDQERIITVEDAAELQLQQAHVIRLETRPANVEGKGQITIRDLVRNSLRMRPDRIIVGEVRGGETLDMLQAMSTGHDGSLATVHSNSAEDALMRLQTLGSMSEVEIPFEALRDQINSAVDVLVQLTRHADGSRKISELAILTSHGREQFQIATVSRFRARPMSADRVVHGEFEHLPLPRRVAERLYLANEPIPPAFGVADELTPLQLREAR
- the cpaB gene encoding Flp pilus assembly protein CpaB yields the protein MNSRQRRGIILLLLSVLCAFAAFAGVLAVIRDVNSKVGPEVTAYRLKNDIAPYKQLDPSDFEQTKMPKRWLSENAVTNLSQIRGKIAVTQLKSGSLLQSDMIVDQPELKPGEQEIAIMIDAATGVAGKITPGSTVNIYATFAGDNKTKPNTSEVIVSNARVLDVGKLTALDANNTNNRTRTATEAVPITFALGTLDSQRVAYAESFATHVRLALVAPGEAPTVPPGDRRYTLDGDK
- a CDS encoding type II secretion system F family protein translates to MTTPALIAIAATLACAALAIAGLLTYTRGKSQHAELEKRLAITTGHTPPGTRTRHFTTVDTRLRRTALGKRIQQRINATGLDLTPGEFFVYALLATGVLWAVAAAFLAPFFGPVAALIALWAANTFLNWQRQKRIEAFINQLPELARILANATAAGLALRTALSMAADELEAPAGEELATVANQLALGRSIDEALTELADRLPSRELVVLVTTLVLSNRAGGTVVASLRNLTTTLEERKETRREVITMLSEVNATAYTLPLLGLGAMVMLNSMAPGSLARMTGSTIGQIAVVVSIALYVVGFIAMRRLGKIEV
- a CDS encoding AAA family ATPase, translated to MTIRILPAVGDLDAARSMTTLLSQLPDAEPYAPVVDSTSLLDMLARLASESIDELPEVVLVHERIGPAPALELIREVALRFPACGVVLITSDAGPMLYTAAMDSGARGLVGLPLGYEELSARVQNAASWATGVRRHLGGSAEVMGGGPGGTVVTVSGAKGGVGATLTAVQLALAAAASGRTVALVDLDLQSGDVASYLDVQFRRSIVDLAGIADISPRVLQDAVYAHSTGIGLLLAPGDGERGEEVTDRVARQVVSSLRNRYEVVVVDCGTQMNGANAAAIEMADRALLLVTPDVVAVRAAKRMVRMWDRLQIRKAEETTTLVNRASRQTEIQPPLVERITGTKVARTSIPAAFKELQSAVDAGRMQDLDARSTVKQALWALAGELELTRSTAVAPAKGTGLALRRRGGDRGAAMIEFAGMAPLIIFVLVAMWQCVLWGYTFSLAGNAADEASRAATAAATSGESTEAACQQAAVKRLPASWRGAATATCTLDGTVWRAKVHLETPILFPGAGNFPWKVDGDAAAAAEGGAE
- a CDS encoding DUF5936 domain-containing protein; translation: MTGLLLAALFGLSLVGIFLGIRMYRAEAKIPEDLAIALEVGSTRVKGLEAAIDRAGMRFAPSVLKTMGPKQVEKKRRRIDMAGNPGGLTIDRYAARRAVFGIFGGLAGFALLTNGMMIFALVALAYGAFAADATIWQAIRNRKQTIERTLPDFLDVLAVVVSAGLNFRQALERVSEKYAGPWADELRITLRQMDMGVSRRQAFDELRRRNESEQVSQFVTALQQGEELGAPIADTLIQIATDMRRTDAQNSRRRAAKAIPKTTMVTLISMVPATLILIVANMFLGSDTDFGQLFGN